Proteins encoded within one genomic window of Gloeocapsa sp. DLM2.Bin57:
- a CDS encoding NCS2 family permease — translation MIESPTKWQIKISNYFKLTEYNTNFRTEILAGLTTFMTMAYILIVNPLILSDGIFLNQPQDLFSELVVATAVSAGVGTIIMALYANYPFGLAPGMGINAFFAYSVVLGLGIDWRLALAAVFVEGLIFIGLTLSNIRNQIIKAIPMSLKSATGAGIGLFIAYLGLGGNPETGGAGIIVSSPVTKTAFGSLTEPNTIVAIIGLFITIAFVVRGVKGGLLWGILATAILGWILGITPPPQGLIEIPPFPSHLFAEGIKGVLQIRLDNLINFLAVLFVFLFVDMFDTIGTLTGVGMKAGFINAKGELPRANEALLADAIATTVGAVMGTSSVTTYVESAAGVAEGGKTGLTALIVALLFFISLLFIPLLAAIPAYATAPTLIIVGVLMMSNVVYIRWNDLGEAIPAFLTMFMIPLSFSIAEGLSIGFITYPLVKSCQGKAQEVPLATWILALVFVLRFAFMTLGFD, via the coding sequence ATGATTGAAAGTCCTACCAAATGGCAGATCAAAATAAGCAATTATTTTAAATTAACTGAATATAACACTAACTTTCGTACCGAGATTTTAGCTGGTTTAACTACTTTTATGACGATGGCTTATATACTCATCGTTAATCCCCTGATTCTCTCTGATGGTATATTTCTCAATCAACCTCAAGATTTATTCTCAGAATTAGTGGTAGCTACCGCGGTATCTGCAGGAGTCGGGACAATAATTATGGCATTATACGCTAATTATCCCTTTGGTTTAGCTCCAGGAATGGGTATTAATGCTTTTTTTGCTTATTCCGTTGTCTTAGGGTTAGGAATTGATTGGCGTTTAGCTTTAGCCGCTGTTTTCGTAGAAGGATTAATTTTTATTGGCTTAACCCTCAGTAATATTCGTAACCAGATTATTAAAGCCATTCCTATGTCATTAAAAAGTGCTACAGGAGCAGGAATAGGTTTATTTATCGCTTATCTAGGTTTAGGAGGTAATCCCGAAACAGGAGGCGCAGGAATTATTGTCTCATCACCAGTAACCAAAACAGCCTTTGGGAGTTTAACCGAACCCAACACGATTGTAGCGATAATAGGATTATTCATAACCATCGCCTTTGTGGTAAGAGGGGTAAAAGGGGGATTACTCTGGGGAATTCTCGCTACAGCTATTTTAGGTTGGATTTTGGGGATAACACCACCCCCCCAAGGATTAATAGAAATACCTCCTTTTCCTAGCCATTTATTCGCTGAAGGGATTAAAGGAGTTTTACAGATACGTCTGGATAATTTAATTAACTTCCTCGCGGTTTTGTTTGTTTTCTTATTTGTAGATATGTTTGATACAATCGGAACTCTCACAGGAGTAGGGATGAAAGCAGGTTTTATCAATGCTAAAGGAGAATTACCTAGAGCAAATGAAGCACTCTTAGCAGACGCGATCGCCACAACTGTAGGAGCTGTGATGGGTACTTCTAGTGTTACTACTTATGTAGAATCAGCAGCAGGAGTCGCTGAAGGTGGTAAAACAGGTTTAACGGCTTTGATAGTAGCCTTGTTATTTTTTATTTCTCTACTATTCATCCCGCTTTTAGCAGCTATACCAGCTTATGCTACCGCACCTACCCTAATAATTGTCGGTGTCTTGATGATGTCTAACGTGGTTTATATACGCTGGAATGATTTAGGAGAAGCGATTCCCGCGTTTTTAACTATGTTTATGATCCCTTTAAGTTTTTCCATCGCTGAAGGTTTATCTATAGGTTTTATTACTTATCCCTTAGTCAAATCTTGCCAAGGAAAAGCCCAAGAAGTACCTTTGGCTACCTGGATTTTAGCCCTAGTATTTGTACTGAGATTTGCTTTTATGACTTTAGGTTTTGATTAA
- a CDS encoding MEKHLA domain-containing protein: MTNFIWQQPQVVNQSQCLLDSYAKYLGKQLITRIGDTLLEAETLFYVPFVVVAHNTAPDPILTYGNQIALQLWEMNWDEFCQTPSRCTAEPINREERQRMLTLAAQQGFIDNYQGIRISRSGKRFLINKAIIWNLVNSQGEACGQAATFSNWEYCD, encoded by the coding sequence ATGACTAATTTCATTTGGCAACAACCCCAAGTTGTTAATCAGAGTCAGTGTTTATTAGATAGTTATGCTAAGTATTTAGGTAAACAATTAATAACCAGAATAGGAGATACTTTATTAGAAGCTGAAACTTTATTTTATGTTCCTTTTGTGGTGGTTGCTCATAATACTGCACCTGACCCTATTTTAACTTATGGTAATCAAATCGCTTTACAACTTTGGGAAATGAATTGGGATGAATTCTGTCAAACTCCTTCTCGATGTACCGCTGAACCAATTAATCGCGAAGAACGTCAAAGAATGCTGACTTTAGCTGCTCAACAGGGTTTTATTGATAATTACCAAGGTATCAGAATTTCTCGCAGTGGTAAACGTTTTTTGATTAACAAAGCGATTATTTGGAATCTAGTTAATAGTCAAGGTGAAGCTTGTGGTCAAGCTGCTACTTTTTCTAATTGGGAATATTGTGACTAA
- the pyk gene encoding pyruvate kinase — MKPLNFRTKIVATIGPASSSPEMLKQMLLAGLNVARLNFSHGSYEDHAARIKLLRSISEELDLPLTLLQDLQGPKIRVGELPPEGINLVPGQSLTLVPLAELNGQENTVGIDYPYVAEEAQKGTQVLLDDGLLELTVESVQGNRVTCTVVQGGVLKSHKGVNFPTLNLRLPSMTQKDKKDLEFGISQGIDIVSLSFVRKPEDIQELKAFLQERNSDLPVLAKIEKPQAVENLEAIVDECDAIMVARGDLGVEMRPEKVPLIQKRIIRICNQKAIPVITATQMLDSMIHNPRPTRAEASDVANAIIDGTDAVMLSGESAVGDFPLESVKMLANIALDVEPEQNYVNYPPRAQDKANALAEALNTIDKVLDLQCIVALTSTGEAATIASAERPKVPVVALTPNLNVYHRLNLVWGVRPLLFNYDYPTWEEFIQEMEKELLKRNFVSNGDNILIVGGIPLKQAKTSTFLDIHTIGELN, encoded by the coding sequence ATGAAACCCCTAAATTTCCGCACTAAAATAGTCGCTACCATCGGTCCTGCTAGTAGCTCTCCTGAAATGCTTAAGCAAATGCTCCTAGCTGGTTTAAACGTAGCTCGTCTTAATTTCTCTCACGGTAGTTACGAAGACCACGCAGCCAGAATTAAACTACTGCGCTCAATATCTGAAGAGTTGGATTTACCCCTGACTCTCTTACAAGATTTACAAGGACCTAAAATTAGAGTAGGGGAATTACCACCAGAGGGAATTAATTTAGTTCCCGGTCAGTCTTTGACTCTTGTACCCTTAGCAGAGTTAAACGGACAAGAAAATACCGTCGGTATCGACTATCCCTATGTAGCGGAAGAAGCCCAAAAAGGTACTCAAGTACTCCTAGACGATGGTTTACTAGAGTTAACCGTAGAATCGGTTCAAGGTAATCGGGTAACTTGTACAGTAGTCCAAGGTGGAGTGTTAAAGAGTCACAAAGGGGTTAATTTCCCTACTCTTAATCTCCGCTTACCTTCCATGACTCAAAAGGATAAAAAGGATTTAGAGTTCGGTATCTCTCAAGGGATTGATATCGTCTCTTTGAGCTTTGTTCGTAAACCTGAAGATATTCAAGAACTCAAGGCGTTTTTACAAGAGCGTAATTCCGATCTACCTGTCTTGGCTAAAATCGAAAAACCCCAAGCAGTAGAAAATCTTGAGGCGATCGTCGATGAGTGTGACGCGATTATGGTAGCAAGAGGTGATTTGGGTGTAGAAATGCGCCCCGAAAAAGTCCCTCTGATCCAAAAACGCATCATCCGCATCTGTAACCAAAAAGCTATCCCCGTGATTACTGCTACTCAGATGCTCGATAGTATGATCCATAATCCTCGTCCTACTCGCGCTGAAGCTAGCGACGTGGCTAACGCTATTATCGATGGTACTGACGCGGTTATGCTCTCGGGAGAGTCAGCGGTTGGTGATTTCCCCCTAGAATCGGTGAAAATGCTCGCTAATATCGCTCTTGATGTGGAACCAGAGCAAAACTACGTCAATTATCCCCCCCGCGCTCAAGATAAGGCTAATGCTTTAGCTGAAGCTCTCAATACCATCGATAAGGTGTTAGATTTACAATGTATCGTGGCTTTAACATCTACAGGTGAAGCAGCAACCATCGCTTCAGCGGAACGTCCTAAAGTCCCTGTGGTAGCTTTAACTCCTAATCTCAACGTCTATCACCGTCTCAATTTAGTTTGGGGTGTTCGTCCTCTCCTGTTTAACTATGACTACCCCACTTGGGAAGAGTTTATTCAAGAGATGGAAAAAGAGTTACTTAAACGTAATTTTGTCAGCAATGGTGATAATATCTTAATTGTTGGTGGAATTCCTCTTAAACAAGCTAAAACTAGTACCTTTTTGGATATTCATACCATCGGTGAATTGAACTAA